In a genomic window of Rhizobium sp. CIAT894:
- a CDS encoding ABC transporter ATP-binding protein, whose amino-acid sequence MALALVNSFAPPVRHDHDGRSDTPVIDARNVAVNFKVENGMVEAVKDVSFQLYRGETIAIVGESGSGKSVTARTVMGLLSKRAVVSDKSTVSYDGSNILKFSERARRKLRGDRISMIFQEPMSSLNPIYTIGSQIVEAIRVHRRISKRDAEKRALELLEHVQIPDPAARLKQYPHQLSGGQRQRVMIAMALANDPDVLIADEPTTALDVTVQAQILNLIRNLQKEMGMAVILITHDLTVVRQFSDYVYVMQHGEVREHNTTEALFANPQHAYTRHLLGSEPRGQANPLPEGSDVILDAKGVRVAFMLRHGTFLKPAMRELVAVDSLDLTLRRHETLGIVGESGSGKTTFGQAILRLNSPQAGEIHFDHQPIHGLSRAEMRPLRARMQVVFQDPFSSLNPRMTVGQIIEEGLVVNRLGATRAERQDRVSEALVAAGMPGNILSRFPHEFSGGQRQRIAIARAIALEPEFILLDEPTSALDLSVQAQIIELLRKLQDERGLSYLFISHDLKVVRALCHRVIVMQHGKIVEEGPVNEVLTHPKTAYTERLVRAAFEVA is encoded by the coding sequence ATGGCTCTTGCACTGGTCAACTCCTTCGCCCCGCCCGTCCGTCACGACCACGACGGCCGCTCGGACACGCCTGTGATCGACGCCCGCAACGTCGCGGTGAATTTCAAGGTCGAGAACGGCATGGTCGAAGCCGTCAAGGATGTCTCCTTCCAGCTCTATCGCGGCGAAACGATCGCGATCGTCGGCGAATCCGGCTCCGGCAAATCGGTAACGGCGCGAACGGTGATGGGGCTCTTGTCGAAGCGCGCCGTCGTCTCCGACAAATCGACCGTTTCCTACGACGGCAGCAACATCCTGAAATTCTCCGAGCGGGCGCGCCGCAAGCTGCGCGGCGACCGCATCTCGATGATCTTCCAGGAGCCGATGAGCTCGCTGAACCCGATCTATACGATCGGCAGCCAGATCGTCGAGGCGATCCGCGTGCATCGCCGGATCAGCAAACGCGATGCGGAAAAGCGGGCGCTGGAACTGCTCGAACATGTGCAGATCCCCGATCCCGCCGCGCGGCTGAAGCAATATCCGCATCAGCTTTCCGGCGGCCAGCGCCAGCGCGTGATGATCGCCATGGCGCTTGCCAACGATCCCGACGTGCTGATCGCCGACGAGCCGACGACGGCGCTCGACGTCACCGTGCAGGCGCAGATCCTCAACCTGATCCGCAACCTGCAGAAGGAAATGGGGATGGCCGTCATCCTCATTACCCACGACCTGACGGTGGTGCGGCAGTTCTCCGACTACGTCTACGTGATGCAGCACGGCGAGGTGCGCGAGCACAACACCACCGAAGCGCTCTTCGCCAATCCGCAGCACGCCTATACAAGGCACCTGCTCGGCTCCGAACCGCGCGGGCAAGCCAATCCGCTGCCGGAGGGATCGGACGTCATTCTCGATGCCAAGGGCGTGCGCGTCGCCTTCATGCTGCGCCACGGCACCTTCCTGAAGCCGGCGATGCGCGAACTGGTCGCCGTCGACAGCCTCGACCTGACGCTGCGCCGTCACGAGACGCTCGGCATCGTCGGCGAATCCGGTTCCGGCAAGACCACTTTCGGCCAGGCGATCCTGCGGCTGAACAGCCCCCAAGCCGGCGAGATCCATTTCGACCATCAGCCGATCCACGGGCTTTCCAGAGCCGAGATGCGGCCCTTGCGCGCCCGCATGCAGGTGGTGTTCCAGGACCCGTTCTCATCGCTCAACCCGCGCATGACGGTCGGCCAGATCATCGAGGAGGGCCTCGTCGTCAACAGGCTCGGCGCCACGAGGGCCGAGCGCCAGGACCGGGTGAGCGAGGCGCTTGTTGCCGCCGGCATGCCCGGCAATATCCTCTCGCGCTTCCCGCATGAATTTTCCGGCGGCCAGCGCCAGCGCATCGCCATTGCCCGCGCCATCGCGCTGGAGCCGGAATTCATCCTACTCGACGAGCCGACATCCGCGCTCGACTTGTCCGTCCAGGCGCAGATCATCGAACTCCTGCGCAAGCTGCAGGACGAGCGGGGCTTGAGCTACCTCTTCATCTCCCACGACCTCAAGGTCGTCCGGGCGCTTTGCCATCGTGTCATCGTCATGCAGCATGGCAAGATCGTCGAAGAGGGGCCCGTCAACGAAGTTCTCACCCATCCCAAGACCGCCTACACCGAACGGCTCGTCAGGGCCGCTTTCGAGGTAGCATGA
- a CDS encoding DUF4274 domain-containing protein: MDGKFESYDAEQRAMIDWLTGRSPDARHAIAEDLNFDFAEDVFEWILTQPDCDLATAASYFWRAGPLERLEHPDTFEEDNLTLKRLVDRVNAGFYSRSEIYYGGQELWEGEDVCSWTVAEAEGLREFARAHGASNLPWTLPEALVPPFGHRAARISDEEDPLKSEELRKLFAGLGTGSELIPASLKADQPPKGMPQPAQQLTVGKRIARLSNSAFRPLYLYLAFVAAGWGLIYVFDAPRLAYPVMIICCLRFGRMTFGMVRSGMNRKAENRAAR, from the coding sequence ATGGACGGCAAATTTGAAAGCTATGATGCCGAACAACGGGCCATGATCGATTGGTTGACCGGCCGGTCTCCCGATGCTCGCCATGCCATTGCAGAAGATCTGAACTTCGACTTCGCCGAAGATGTGTTCGAGTGGATCCTGACGCAGCCGGACTGCGATCTGGCAACGGCCGCAAGCTACTTTTGGCGCGCGGGGCCTTTAGAGCGCCTCGAACATCCCGACACCTTCGAAGAAGACAATTTGACGCTCAAGAGGCTGGTAGACCGCGTCAATGCGGGCTTTTACAGCCGGTCGGAAATTTACTATGGGGGCCAAGAGCTGTGGGAAGGCGAAGATGTGTGCAGCTGGACAGTTGCAGAAGCCGAAGGCCTGAGAGAGTTCGCCCGCGCCCATGGGGCCTCCAATCTTCCCTGGACTTTACCTGAGGCGCTGGTTCCGCCGTTCGGGCACCGCGCGGCTCGCATCTCAGATGAAGAAGATCCCCTCAAATCAGAAGAACTCCGAAAGCTCTTTGCCGGGCTCGGGACAGGTTCCGAACTAATTCCAGCAAGCCTGAAGGCAGATCAGCCTCCGAAAGGTATGCCGCAGCCGGCGCAGCAACTCACCGTCGGAAAAAGAATTGCGCGGTTGAGCAATTCGGCTTTCAGGCCGCTGTACCTTTATCTCGCATTCGTTGCGGCGGGATGGGGACTGATCTACGTCTTTGACGCTCCCAGGCTCGCTTATCCGGTGATGATCATATGTTGCTTGCGCTTCGGGCGCATGACGTTCGGGATGGTGCGCTCTGGAATGAACCGGAAGGCTGAGAACCGAGCAGCCCGTTAA
- a CDS encoding alpha-glucosidase/alpha-galactosidase — MAGNPKITFIGAGSTVFMKNIIGDVLQRPALSGATIALMDLNPQRLEESAIVVNKLISTLGVAAKAETYSDQRKALAGADFVVVAFQIGGYEPCTVTDFEVPKKYGLRQTIADTLGVGGIMRGLRTVPHLWKVCEDMLAVCPEAIMLQYVNPMAINTWAIAEKYPTIRQVGLCHSVQGTAMELAHDLDIPYEEIRYRAAGINHMAFYLKFEHRQADGSYRNLYPDLVRGYREGRAPKPGWNPRCPNKVRYEMLTRLGYFVTESSEHFAEYTPYFIKEGREDLIEKFGIPLDEYPKRCIEQIERWKGQAEAYRSADKIEVTPSKEYASSIINSVWTGEPSVIYGNVRNNGCITSLPENCAAEVPCLVDASGIQPTFIGDLPPQLTALMRTNINVQELTVQALMTENREHIYHAAMMDPHTAAELDLDQIWSLVDDLLATHGNWLPEWARTSSKIKAA; from the coding sequence ATGGCAGGAAATCCCAAAATCACCTTCATCGGAGCAGGCTCCACCGTCTTCATGAAGAACATCATCGGCGACGTCTTGCAGCGTCCGGCCCTCTCAGGGGCGACGATCGCCCTGATGGATCTCAATCCGCAGCGGCTGGAAGAAAGCGCCATCGTCGTCAACAAGCTGATCTCGACGCTCGGTGTGGCGGCGAAGGCCGAAACCTATTCCGACCAGCGCAAGGCGCTTGCCGGCGCTGATTTCGTCGTCGTCGCCTTCCAGATCGGCGGCTACGAGCCCTGCACGGTCACCGATTTCGAGGTGCCGAAGAAATACGGCCTGCGCCAGACGATCGCCGATACGCTCGGCGTCGGCGGCATCATGCGCGGGCTTCGCACCGTGCCGCATCTCTGGAAGGTCTGCGAGGACATGCTCGCCGTCTGCCCCGAGGCGATCATGCTGCAATATGTCAACCCGATGGCAATCAACACCTGGGCGATCGCGGAGAAATACCCGACCATTCGCCAGGTCGGCCTCTGCCACTCGGTGCAGGGCACGGCAATGGAACTGGCGCACGACCTCGACATTCCCTACGAGGAAATCCGCTACCGTGCGGCCGGCATCAACCACATGGCCTTCTATCTCAAATTCGAGCATCGCCAGGCCGACGGTTCCTACCGCAACCTCTATCCGGATCTGGTGCGCGGCTACCGCGAGGGCAGGGCGCCGAAGCCCGGCTGGAACCCGCGCTGCCCCAACAAGGTGCGCTACGAGATGCTGACGCGGCTCGGCTATTTCGTCACCGAAAGCTCGGAGCATTTCGCCGAATACACGCCCTATTTCATCAAGGAGGGCCGCGAGGACCTGATCGAGAAATTCGGCATCCCGCTCGATGAATATCCGAAACGCTGCATCGAGCAGATCGAGCGCTGGAAGGGCCAGGCCGAAGCCTATCGCAGCGCCGACAAGATCGAGGTCACGCCGTCGAAGGAATACGCCTCGTCGATCATCAATTCGGTCTGGACCGGCGAACCCTCCGTCATTTACGGCAATGTCCGTAACAACGGCTGCATCACCTCGCTGCCGGAAAATTGCGCCGCCGAAGTGCCCTGCCTGGTCGACGCCTCCGGCATCCAACCGACCTTCATCGGCGACCTGCCGCCGCAGCTGACGGCGCTGATGCGCACCAACATCAACGTCCAGGAACTGACGGTGCAGGCGCTGATGACCGAAAATCGCGAGCACATCTACCACGCCGCGATGATGGACCCGCACACGGCCGCCGAACTCGACCTCGACCAGATCTGGTCGCTGGTCGACGACCTGCTCGCCACCCACGGCAACTGGCTGCCGGAATGGGCTCGCACATCCAGCAAAATCAAGGCCGCCTGA
- a CDS encoding ABC transporter permease, which yields MLAFDSSDTPPTTEPAVKKPSHGGESYLALVWRRLRRSWTGMAGLVLVGLLLFMAVFADFFAPMDPKATDVGFAPPQVMSFHDKDGNFVFQPRVYALSDSEELDPVTFQPIVGVDYDNPRLLGFFVKGAEYRLFGLIPASRHFFGSTDGQPVHFLGTDKFGRDVLSRAIIGSRISLMIALTVVTIVTVIGTTVGMVSGYFGGSFDVWLQRFVELVLAFPQLPLYLALTSLIPVTAPTNVFLAFVIGVMSALGWAQMSREVRGKTLALARIDYVRAAMAVGATDTRIILQHIFPNVMSHVIVAVTLAIPSVVLLESFLGFLGFAVKPPLISWGLMLQDTATYSVIGSYPWILSPVGFVLVTVFAFNALGDGLRDAVDPY from the coding sequence ATGCTTGCTTTCGATTCTTCCGACACCCCGCCGACAACCGAACCCGCGGTCAAGAAGCCTTCGCACGGCGGCGAGAGCTATCTGGCGCTCGTCTGGCGCCGGCTGCGGCGCTCCTGGACCGGCATGGCCGGGCTGGTGCTGGTCGGGCTGCTGCTCTTCATGGCGGTCTTTGCCGATTTCTTCGCACCGATGGATCCGAAGGCCACCGATGTCGGCTTCGCGCCGCCGCAGGTGATGAGCTTCCACGACAAGGACGGCAATTTCGTCTTCCAGCCGCGCGTCTATGCGCTGTCGGATTCCGAGGAGCTCGACCCCGTCACCTTCCAGCCGATCGTCGGCGTCGATTACGACAATCCGCGCCTGCTCGGCTTCTTCGTCAAGGGCGCCGAATACCGACTTTTCGGCCTGATCCCGGCCAGCCGGCATTTCTTCGGCTCGACCGACGGCCAGCCGGTGCATTTCCTCGGCACCGACAAGTTCGGCCGTGACGTGCTGTCGCGCGCCATCATCGGCTCGCGCATCTCGCTGATGATTGCGCTGACCGTGGTCACCATCGTCACCGTCATCGGTACGACGGTCGGCATGGTTTCGGGTTATTTCGGCGGCAGCTTCGATGTCTGGCTGCAGCGCTTCGTCGAACTGGTGCTCGCCTTCCCGCAGCTGCCGCTCTATCTGGCGCTGACCTCGCTGATCCCGGTGACGGCGCCGACCAACGTCTTCCTCGCTTTCGTCATCGGCGTGATGTCGGCGCTCGGTTGGGCGCAGATGTCGCGCGAGGTGCGCGGCAAGACCCTGGCGCTCGCCCGCATCGATTATGTGAGGGCGGCGATGGCGGTCGGCGCCACCGACACCCGCATCATCCTGCAGCATATCTTCCCGAATGTGATGAGCCACGTCATCGTCGCGGTGACGCTCGCCATACCGAGCGTCGTGCTCTTGGAATCCTTCCTCGGCTTCCTCGGCTTTGCCGTCAAGCCGCCGCTGATTTCCTGGGGGCTGATGCTGCAGGATACCGCGACCTATTCGGTCATCGGCTCCTATCCCTGGATTCTTTCCCCCGTCGGCTTCGTGCTCGTCACCGTCTTCGCCTTCAATGCGCTGGGCGATGGACTGCGCGATGCAGTCGATCCTTATTGA